The Halomonas elongata DSM 2581 DNA segment GGGAGAATCGTTCATGCGCAGGCGGACACGAAAGGAGGAAGCCGGTCGGCGAGCCCGGACCGTCTGCGACGCCGCGCCGGGTCGCCGCGCGAGGGCGCGATGATAGCAAGTTTCGCCGCCGCGACGCACGGCACCCCGACGACGACACCCCATCCAGCCGGTCGAACAGGAGGCGGGGCTGGAAGAGACCCGACACTATCTGGCGCTTCGTGAGGACAAGGACGACGATGAAACACTGAACCGCTTCCGAGACTGGTTCCTGGCCCAGGTCCAGGACTGAGACGCCACCCCATCACCGACGTCACGACATCCGGAAAGGTCAACGGGCCGCGTTCACACAGCGCCACGCGCTCGGCGTCTGCCCCTGCCAGCGCCGGAAGTGGCGGCTGAACTGGGCGCCGTCGGCGAAGCCGCACTGCAAGGCGACATCGGTGATCGAGGCATCGCTGGCGATCAGCAGCCGCTCGGCCTGCGCCAGCCGCTGCCGGGTGAGCCACTGCCAGGGCGTCAGGCCGGTGATCCCGGAGAGACTGCGGCGCAACTGCCGCTCGGAAAGATGCGCGGCTTCGGCCAGGGTGGCCAGGCTCCAGGGAGCGGCCAGGTCGGCCTCGACGACGCGAGTCAGCCGCGCCAGGTTGAAACGCGGCCCTGCCAGCAGCGGCGCGTCCGCCATCCGCGCCAGCAGGCCTTGATCGTTTCCACCCTGCACTTCCGCCACGGGAAGCTTCAGGAAGCGAATCCGCTCGAACAGCGCATCCAGGGCATCATCGCCCACTGCCATGTCCAGCACACGGCAGCGGTTGGCCGCCTCGATACCCAGATAATGGTGTGTGGCACCGGCGGGTATCACGCAGACGCTACCGGGCACCACGGCCGCCCCACGCCCTTCGACTTCCACGTCGACCCTGCCGGCCAGACCGACCAGCAACTGGTGGAAGCCATGGGTATCGCTGAGACACTCCAGCGGATAGGAGCGCTCCTCGCCACTTGCCACACCCACCATATCGGTCCCCCTGCCGGACAGCCATCGACGATGCCAGTATGCCGACGCGCCGGCATATCGTCGACGCCGTCCGGCTCGTTATACTCGCACCACAGTATGTGACATATACGCCGCCCCGAAACCTTGCGGGACCCGGGACCATCACGAAGGAGAGAAGGATGTTCGACAAACTCATGGCCGCGGTGGGCATCGGCAACGCCCGCGTGGACACCATGCTCGACAGTGACACCGCCGAGGCGGGCGGCGTCCTCAAGGGCGAAATCCATATTCATGGCGGCGAAGTGAGTCAGGATCTGGATGCCCTGGTACTGGATCTGGCCAGCGAAGCCATCAAGGAAGTCGACGACAAGAAAGTTCATCTGCCGCACTCCTGGGCGACATTGCGCCTCTCGGAGGCGATGACCATCGAGCCCGGCGAGCATCGTACCCTGCCCTTCGAACTGCCCCTGCCGCTGCTCTCCCCGCTATCGGTGGGCCGACAACATCCCAAGACCTGGGTAGCCACCCGGGCGGATATCGCCATGGCGCTGGACCCCCGCGACAAGGATCCGCTGCGCATTCTGCCAGGCCCCGTGCAGCGCGCCGTCTTCGAGGCCATGGAACAACTCGGCTTGGCGATGATCTCCGCCCCGCTTGAGTTGTCACGCAAGAATCCCGCCACCGGCTGCCTTCAGGAATTCGAGTTCAAGCCCACCGCGGGGAGCCACTTCAAGCATCTGGACGAGGCGGAAATTGCCTTCCTGCCCCCGTCTCGCGGCGGCGAGGGGCTGGACCTGCTGATCCAGCGCGACACGCGTGCCACCGGGCTCGGTTCATTGCTCTCCGAGATGGCCGGGACCGACGAGCGTTTCACGCGCCTCCCCCTCGAGGGCAATGAGACGACCGAAACGCTACGCCAAAAACTGGAGAGCGTCCTCACCTGACCTCGCTCATCGCCGGGTCAGACGGGGTTCCGCCAGACCCGGCGTTGCCACCTCGAGCGCCAGCAGGCTGCCCGCCAGCGGGTGTCGACGAAGCGCCTCTTCGTCCATGTCCTGGGTCGCGGTGGTGATATAGAGGGTTCGCAGATCGGCACCGCCGAAGGCCACCATCGTCGGGTTCGGGCACGGCACGGGGTATTGCGCCACGAGTCGCCCCTCGGGATCGAAACGCGCCACCTGGCCGCCGCCGTACAGCGCACTCCAATAGTGGCCGTCGCGGTCCACCGCGGCGCCGTCGGGCACGCCGGGCAAGTCGTGTGCCGCCAGGTCGACCCAGACCTCGCCTACGCCGATCTCGCCGGTCGCGGCATCGAAAGCATGGCGCATTACCTGGCGCGACGGTGAATCCGTGTGGTACAGCCAGCGACCATCCGGGCTGAACGCCAGGCCATTGGAAATGCGCAGCTCGAGCTTGGTGGCGACCAGGCGCTCATCTTCGAGACGGTACAGGGAGGCACCTCCCGACTCGGGATTCAGGGTACCGACCCAGAAGCGCCCTGCCGGATCGCAACGCCCATCGTTGAAGCGGTTGCCCTGGTCGCGGCCCCATTCGGGGTTGGGCGTCCCCAGCTCCCGGCGCTCGCCGGACGGCAGCGCCAGGTGCGTCAAGCCGGGAGCGGTGGCCACCAGCAGCCCCTCTCCGGTCAGTGCCACGCAACCGATCGTATGCTCGAAATCGTGCCGCCGCGGCGCTTGCCGGGAATCCGGCGACCAGGCATAGACATGGCCGCGATTGATATCGACCCAGTACAACACTTGGTCCTCGGCGGACCAGACCGGGCTCTCGCCCAGGCTCATGTCGAGCTCGAAGGCGACGTCCACGACATTCACTGGCGTTGTCATCGTTCTATCCATTCATCTCACCAAAAGTGACGCGATTATCCTTGCTCGGCAGCGCACCATCCAGGCCGCCCCCGACGACAAAAAACCACCCCGGCGTCATCAACGTCGGGGTGGGCACTTGATCCAGGAACCAGGCACTGTCCGAAACTAGGCGCGGCTGCGTCTCGTCTGCTTCCAGCGATCAAACAGCACCGCCAGCAGCAGGATGGCGCCACGTACCAGATACTGATAGAAGGTCGGCACGTTGAGCAGCCCCATGGCGTTCTGCACGCAGCCCATGATCAGCACCCCGACCAGCACGCCGGTGATCGAGGCGATCCCGCCGGAAAGCGCCACGCCGCCGAGCACACAGGCCGAGATCACGGCCAGCTCCAGGCCCAGCGAGGTGTTGGGGTCACCCAGCCCCATGCGCGAGGTCAGCAGGACCCCGGCGATGCCCGCGACCACGCCTTGCAGCCCGAAGACGATGATCTTCAGGCGCCGCACGTTGACCCCCGCCAGCGCCGCGGCTTCGGCATTGCCGCCGGTGGCAAGCACGTTGCGGCCGAAGGAGGTCATGTTGAGCAGCACGCCGAAGACCACGAAGCAGCCGATCATGGTCCACACCGGCAGGGTGAGGCCGAGGAAGGAGGCGCTGCCAAGCTCGAAGAAGGCCGGCACGGTGATCATCACCGCATCGCCACCCGACGTGATGTAGGCCAGCCCACGCACGAACTCCATGGCCGCCAGGGTGGCGATCAACGAATTGATGCCGAAACGCGCCACCACGAAGCCGTTGAAGGCACCCACCGCACCGCCGGCGGCCACGCCGCCCAGCACACCGATCACCACGCTACCGGAGGCAGAGGTAACCACGGCGGCCACCACCCCGGCGAAGGCCACGATCGAGGCAACCGACAGATCGACCTCGCCGAGTGCCAGCACCATCATCATGGTGGTGGAAATGGTACCGATCAGGGTTACCGACAGCAGCAGCCCGACCATGTTGCGACCGGTCAGGAAGTCGGGAATCATCACCGACAGCCCGATGAACAGCAGCGCGAAGATGGCAAACAGGCCCGAGGTGTCCAGCAGAGTGCGCAATGGCTTGGCCAGCCCCTGGCGTCCCTCGGGAAGGGGCGATTGGACACTATCGCCCTGGGCAGTCTTTTGGGTTGTCATGGAAGTCTCTCTCCAGCGTTATTCTCGTCAAGGGCCTCAGGCCGGCAGCGCCAGGCCCAGCAAGCGTTCCGGCGTGGCCTCGTCACGGGGCACGATGTCGACCAGCTCGCCGTCGCGCATCACACCGATGCGGTCACAGATGGCGCTGATCTCCGCCAGGTCGCTGGAGATCACCACCACGCCCTTGTTGTCCTCGGCCAGGTCGTACAACAGCGAGTAGATGTCGCGGCGGGCGCCGACATCGATACCGCGCGTCGGCTCGTCCATGACGAACAGTTCGATGCGTTCCGATAGCCAGCGCCCCAGGATCACCTTCTGCTGGTTGCCGCCGGACAGGTTGCTGATGCGGGTACGCGGCCCCGGCGTCTTGATGCTGAGCCGAGAGATGTAATCCTCGGTATTGGCCAACTCGCGACGCGGGTTGCGGAAGCCACCAAACCGCTTGAAGAAGCGCCGGCAACTGATGTTGAGGTTGTCGGTCACGCTGGCGATGGGAAAGATGCCCTGGGACTTGCGGTCCTCGGGGCACATGGCGATGCCGGCGCGGATCGCCTCGCCCGGTGAAGCAAAACGCCGCGCTTGGCCGTCGATTCTCACCTGCCCCTCGTCCGGCGATTCAACGCCGCACACCAGCCGCATCAACTCGCTGCGCCCCGCGCCGACCAACCCGAACAGGCCGAACACCTCACCTCGGTGCACCGTGAAGTTGATCGGCGCATTCACGCCCCGCCCCCGCAGGCTGTCGACCTCCATCAGGACATCGCCAGTGGCACGCGGCCGGTAACCATAGACATCGTCGATGTCGCGACCGACCATCTCGCTGACCAGAGTGTCGTGATCGAGCTTCGCCATGCTCTCGTGGGTGCGGATATGCTTGCCATCGCGGAACACCGTCACGGCATCGCACATCTCGAACACCTCTTCCATGCGATGCGTGACATAGAGCACGACCCGCCCCTCGTCGCGCAGCCGCTGGACGATGCGCTTGAGCTGCCGGGTCTCCTGCACCGAGAGGCTGCTGGTGGGCTCGTCGAAGGCGATCACCCGGGCATCGCGCAGCAACGCCCGACCGATCTCGATCATCTGCTGCTGACCGATGGACAGATCGCGCACCTTGGTGGCGGGATGCACAGAGGTCTCGCCCAACTCGGCGAGAATCTCCCGGGCACGTGCGTAGAGTCGGCGGCGATCGAGCATGCCGCGTCGTTCCGGCAACTGGCCGAGCAGCAGGTTCTCCGCCACCGAAAGGTTCGGCGACAGGGTCAACTCCTGGTAGATGATGGCGATGCCCTCGGCCAGTGCCTCGCGGGCATTGGCGAAGACATGCCGCTCTCCGTCCAGCCAGAGGGCACCCTCGCTGACCCGATTGACCCCGCTCAGCACCTTGAGCAGGGTCGACTTGCCGGCACCGTTCTCCCCCATCAGGGCGTGTACCTCGCCGGCCCGGGCAGAGAAGCTCACCCCGTCCAGCGCCTTGACCCCGGGAAACTCGACCGTCACGTTCTCCACGCTCAGGTAGGCGTCGGCGGCTCCGCCGACGTCCTCCTGCGCGACCGCCGCGGCACTGTCAGAGACCGAGCTCATCGCGCACCGCCTCCCAGTTGTCACGGGTCATCAGAGTGCCGGTGGTTTCGGTATTGGCCTTCGGCTTCTCACCCTCGGTGACCCAGGTGTAGAGGTTCTCCGCCGTCTGACGGCCATGCATGGTGGAGCTGACCGCCACGGTACCGTGGAAGCCGGTCGGCTTCTCCCGGGAAAATTCGGCAAAGGCCGCGCCGGAACCATTGATACCGACCCCGATCACGTCCTCGGCGGTCAGGCCGTACTGCTCGGAAGCCCGCACGCCACCCAGTACGCTCTCCTCGTTGAGGGCGTAGATCACCCAATGCTCGTAATCGCCATTCTTGGAGAAGACCGGCGAAGCTGCCGAGAAAGCACTGGAGGTGTCGGTGTTCTGCTGGGGAGCATCCAGGATATTGTCTTCCTGGAAGCCACGCTCGAGCAGGGCCTTGGTGGCACCGTCGGTGCGTTCCTTGGCCGTGGGCAGTTCATAGTTGGTGATGCGCAACGCCGCGACCTCTTCGGGATCCCAGCCGCGGGCCTCCATCTCGTCGGCGATGGCATTGCCGACCTGCTGGCCGATCTTGTAGCCCGACATGCCGAGATGCGGCACCGACTCCATGGGCTCGCCATCGGCCTTGACGAAACGATCGTCCACGGTCACCACCTTCATGCCGTATTGCTCGGCACGATTCATGATGGCCGGCCCCAAGCGTACGTCGGGCGGGCAAATGACGAACCCCTGGGCCCCCTGCGAATTGAGATTGTCGATGGCGCTGAGCACCTCCTGGCCGTCTTCGCCGGCCAGCCTGACCACCTCGAAGCCTTTCTCTTCGCCCAGCCGGGTGGCGGCATCCTGTTCGTTGATGAACCAGGCCTGTTCGGGCTTCTTGACGATGAAGCCCAGCTTGACGTCGTCCTGAGCCTGCGTCAGTGGCGACAGGGCCAGGCAGACACCGAACGTGAGGGGAGCAAGGATGGGAAAACGGGACATGGACGTCTCTCCTTTCGCCCTGGGAGGGCACTTGTTGTTGTAACGTGTCATGGAAGATGTCTCCGGCCTTATCATGCCTAGTGCCGGATGAGCCTCTACCCTATGCTGTCGCAACATAACCATCCAATGCGCGTATAATCAGCGTTTGATATCAACTTATATATCACTTTCGCGACAAGGGCCGGACCACCGCGGCCGGCAGCATCACGGGGCGGGCCCCGCTGCGACTAAAGTGTGCCACCCAAGGCCAACGACGCATGCGACGACGCCCCGGTAGAGGGCCCTACCGGGGCGTCGATGGCTGAGGGAGTGAAGATTTGCCTCCAGCGTCTTGCTGGACAGCGCCTACCCCTTGACGCCCGAGGAGATCATCACCGCCTCCGTCACCTTCTTCTGAAAGATCAGGTAGGCAATCGCGACAGGTGCCGCACCAAGCAGAGCCACTGCCATGACCCTTGCGTAGCTGACGCCAAATGTATCCCTGACCTGGGTGATACCCACCGGAATCGTCATCATGTCTTCCGAGGTGATGACGAGAAAAGGCCAGAAGAACTGGTTCCATGCCATGATGAAGGTGATGATTGCCAGCGCAGTGGTAATCCCCCAATTGAGTGGCAGATAGACCTTGAACAAAAGCGTGTATTCTCCCCCTCCATCGAGCAGCACCGCCTCACGCATCTCCTTGG contains these protein-coding regions:
- a CDS encoding helix-turn-helix transcriptional regulator; translated protein: MVGVASGEERSYPLECLSDTHGFHQLLVGLAGRVDVEVEGRGAAVVPGSVCVIPAGATHHYLGIEAANRCRVLDMAVGDDALDALFERIRFLKLPVAEVQGGNDQGLLARMADAPLLAGPRFNLARLTRVVEADLAAPWSLATLAEAAHLSERQLRRSLSGITGLTPWQWLTRQRLAQAERLLIASDASITDVALQCGFADGAQFSRHFRRWQGQTPSAWRCVNAAR
- a CDS encoding sporulation protein codes for the protein MFDKLMAAVGIGNARVDTMLDSDTAEAGGVLKGEIHIHGGEVSQDLDALVLDLASEAIKEVDDKKVHLPHSWATLRLSEAMTIEPGEHRTLPFELPLPLLSPLSVGRQHPKTWVATRADIAMALDPRDKDPLRILPGPVQRAVFEAMEQLGLAMISAPLELSRKNPATGCLQEFEFKPTAGSHFKHLDEAEIAFLPPSRGGEGLDLLIQRDTRATGLGSLLSEMAGTDERFTRLPLEGNETTETLRQKLESVLT
- a CDS encoding SMP-30/gluconolactonase/LRE family protein, which encodes MTTPVNVVDVAFELDMSLGESPVWSAEDQVLYWVDINRGHVYAWSPDSRQAPRRHDFEHTIGCVALTGEGLLVATAPGLTHLALPSGERRELGTPNPEWGRDQGNRFNDGRCDPAGRFWVGTLNPESGGASLYRLEDERLVATKLELRISNGLAFSPDGRWLYHTDSPSRQVMRHAFDAATGEIGVGEVWVDLAAHDLPGVPDGAAVDRDGHYWSALYGGGQVARFDPEGRLVAQYPVPCPNPTMVAFGGADLRTLYITTATQDMDEEALRRHPLAGSLLALEVATPGLAEPRLTRR
- the araH gene encoding L-arabinose ABC transporter permease AraH is translated as MTTQKTAQGDSVQSPLPEGRQGLAKPLRTLLDTSGLFAIFALLFIGLSVMIPDFLTGRNMVGLLLSVTLIGTISTTMMMVLALGEVDLSVASIVAFAGVVAAVVTSASGSVVIGVLGGVAAGGAVGAFNGFVVARFGINSLIATLAAMEFVRGLAYITSGGDAVMITVPAFFELGSASFLGLTLPVWTMIGCFVVFGVLLNMTSFGRNVLATGGNAEAAALAGVNVRRLKIIVFGLQGVVAGIAGVLLTSRMGLGDPNTSLGLELAVISACVLGGVALSGGIASITGVLVGVLIMGCVQNAMGLLNVPTFYQYLVRGAILLLAVLFDRWKQTRRSRA
- the araG gene encoding L-arabinose ABC transporter ATP-binding protein AraG, which translates into the protein MSSVSDSAAAVAQEDVGGAADAYLSVENVTVEFPGVKALDGVSFSARAGEVHALMGENGAGKSTLLKVLSGVNRVSEGALWLDGERHVFANAREALAEGIAIIYQELTLSPNLSVAENLLLGQLPERRGMLDRRRLYARAREILAELGETSVHPATKVRDLSIGQQQMIEIGRALLRDARVIAFDEPTSSLSVQETRQLKRIVQRLRDEGRVVLYVTHRMEEVFEMCDAVTVFRDGKHIRTHESMAKLDHDTLVSEMVGRDIDDVYGYRPRATGDVLMEVDSLRGRGVNAPINFTVHRGEVFGLFGLVGAGRSELMRLVCGVESPDEGQVRIDGQARRFASPGEAIRAGIAMCPEDRKSQGIFPIASVTDNLNISCRRFFKRFGGFRNPRRELANTEDYISRLSIKTPGPRTRISNLSGGNQQKVILGRWLSERIELFVMDEPTRGIDVGARRDIYSLLYDLAEDNKGVVVISSDLAEISAICDRIGVMRDGELVDIVPRDEATPERLLGLALPA
- a CDS encoding arabinose ABC transporter substrate-binding protein; amino-acid sequence: MSRFPILAPLTFGVCLALSPLTQAQDDVKLGFIVKKPEQAWFINEQDAATRLGEEKGFEVVRLAGEDGQEVLSAIDNLNSQGAQGFVICPPDVRLGPAIMNRAEQYGMKVVTVDDRFVKADGEPMESVPHLGMSGYKIGQQVGNAIADEMEARGWDPEEVAALRITNYELPTAKERTDGATKALLERGFQEDNILDAPQQNTDTSSAFSAASPVFSKNGDYEHWVIYALNEESVLGGVRASEQYGLTAEDVIGVGINGSGAAFAEFSREKPTGFHGTVAVSSTMHGRQTAENLYTWVTEGEKPKANTETTGTLMTRDNWEAVRDELGL